A section of the Ignavibacteriales bacterium genome encodes:
- a CDS encoding T9SS type A sorting domain-containing protein, with translation MKTAITLFFLFCSLSSYSQPLWMWQNPRPMALYKNDCVMLDNNTFIFIGSFGTIIRTSNSGNSWYQVEPVANKHLYHIRFVNPTTGFICCAGGILLKTTNSGTSWFSVPTNSIKALTSMFFINSSTGYIGGSGIIIKTTNSGVSFSTLVDTLSGYVSDIMFPEENIGYATMSSSYKIIKTTDAGVHWTPQLTGGVNAYQCYFSNAKNGMTLSQNNGYLLKTSNGGNNWLLHPIGTLGYQNDLKFVNQTTGFIASSSPNVIMKSTNTGENWFPFYTGFRILDFNWLNEQNGIGITPEGTGSSYWSIVRSTNGGVSWFENYEEIGNNYKINSIAYSDTNIGVAVCDTARILLTTNGIWNEIPSGVLFGFRLNEVKFINANTGFIIGNNATILKSTDKGITWENRFMGWSGNYTSIDFMNEKTGYIGNGNRIFKTTNSGENWGKIDMPISQAWTGIYFFDDNTGIVGGGEYILRTTNGGSNWTNIIFEPINPVLDIIFFDSMTGYALGGRNDRRTTNGGLNWVEIDSISNTSLVKVNDSTAVATDGHILKKTTNSGLNWFLFSDRVNNEVINDVEYLDNGQYVIAGNKGNILRTFTPGTVGINNSVENIPVKYFISQNYPNPFNPVTKIKYEVPHRSPIKIIIYDLTGREIRTLVNEFRDPGMYEAVFDGAGLSSGAYFYRIESPDFSQTRKMILLK, from the coding sequence ATGAAAACTGCCATTACTCTATTTTTTTTATTCTGCTCGCTAAGTTCATATTCACAACCCCTGTGGATGTGGCAAAATCCCAGACCTATGGCATTGTATAAAAATGATTGTGTAATGCTTGATAATAACACTTTCATTTTTATAGGTAGTTTTGGTACAATAATACGAACATCTAATAGCGGAAATTCATGGTATCAGGTCGAACCTGTTGCCAACAAACATTTATATCATATAAGATTTGTAAATCCTACAACGGGATTTATTTGTTGTGCCGGAGGAATTTTATTGAAGACGACTAATTCGGGTACTAGCTGGTTTTCTGTTCCAACGAACTCAATAAAAGCGTTAACTAGTATGTTTTTTATTAACAGTTCAACAGGGTATATAGGTGGATCTGGTATTATAATTAAAACTACTAATTCTGGGGTTTCATTTTCAACTCTTGTTGATACTCTTAGCGGATATGTAAGTGACATAATGTTTCCGGAAGAGAACATTGGTTATGCCACAATGTCATCAAGTTATAAGATAATAAAGACCACTGATGCTGGTGTTCATTGGACACCTCAATTGACGGGAGGAGTTAATGCTTATCAGTGTTATTTCTCAAATGCAAAAAATGGAATGACACTTTCTCAAAATAATGGATATTTACTTAAAACTTCAAATGGTGGCAATAATTGGCTCTTACATCCAATTGGAACTCTAGGATATCAAAATGATTTGAAATTTGTCAATCAAACTACAGGCTTTATTGCGAGTTCAAGTCCAAATGTTATAATGAAAAGTACAAATACAGGTGAAAACTGGTTTCCTTTTTATACTGGGTTTAGAATCCTTGATTTTAATTGGCTCAATGAACAAAACGGGATTGGAATTACCCCTGAAGGAACAGGTTCTAGTTATTGGTCAATAGTAAGAAGCACAAATGGAGGCGTTAGTTGGTTTGAGAATTACGAGGAAATTGGAAATAATTATAAAATTAATTCTATAGCTTATTCGGATACAAATATTGGAGTTGCAGTTTGCGATACTGCTAGAATTTTGCTCACAACTAATGGAATTTGGAATGAGATTCCGAGTGGAGTACTATTTGGTTTTAGGTTAAATGAAGTTAAATTTATTAATGCAAATACCGGTTTCATAATTGGGAATAATGCAACAATTTTAAAATCCACAGATAAGGGTATTACCTGGGAAAATCGGTTTATGGGTTGGAGCGGAAACTATACATCAATTGATTTTATGAATGAAAAAACTGGATATATCGGAAATGGAAATCGAATTTTTAAGACTACGAATTCTGGTGAAAACTGGGGTAAGATTGATATGCCTATAAGTCAAGCTTGGACAGGAATTTATTTTTTTGATGATAATACAGGAATTGTAGGTGGAGGAGAGTATATCCTCAGAACCACAAACGGTGGAAGTAATTGGACAAATATCATTTTTGAACCTATAAATCCAGTTCTCGATATAATATTTTTCGACTCAATGACTGGTTATGCACTCGGTGGGAGAAATGATAGAAGAACTACAAATGGTGGACTAAACTGGGTTGAAATAGATTCAATAAGCAATACATCTTTAGTCAAAGTAAATGACTCTACCGCAGTAGCAACAGATGGGCACATTCTCAAAAAGACAACCAATTCAGGTCTCAATTGGTTTTTATTCTCCGACAGAGTTAACAATGAGGTTATTAATGATGTTGAATATTTGGATAATGGTCAATATGTAATAGCCGGAAATAAAGGTAATATTTTGCGTACCTTTACACCCGGCACTGTTGGTATTAACAATTCGGTCGAAAATATCCCCGTAAAATATTTTATTTCCCAAAACTATCCCAACCCTTTCAACCCTGTTACGAAAATTAAATACGAAGTGCCTCACCGCTCACCGATAAAAATAATTATTTACGACTTAACAGGCAGAGAAATAAGAACGCTTGTCAATGAATTTAGAGACCCTGGTATGTATGAAGCTGTATTCGACGGGGCTGGATTATCCAGTGGAGCATATTTTTACCGCATCGAATCCCCGGACTTTTCTCAAACCCGAAAAATGATATTGCTAAAATGA
- a CDS encoding isoprenylcysteine carboxyl methyltransferase: MTLFIIVISFVILQRFIELAIAKRNEKWLISRGAVEYGKEHYKYIVMLHVGFILSLIAEYFLRGRYIELTVINYIFLGVFVFLQIIRISVLTSLGRYWCTRVYRIPGEPLVSTGIYKYLKHPNYMVVIGEILTLPLIFNLYFTCIIFTILNAVILTNRVRVENKALSQN, encoded by the coding sequence ATGACATTATTCATTATTGTCATATCGTTTGTGATCCTCCAGCGTTTCATCGAACTCGCCATTGCCAAACGCAACGAGAAATGGCTCATCTCCCGTGGCGCTGTCGAGTACGGCAAAGAGCACTACAAATACATCGTAATGCTCCACGTCGGCTTTATCCTCAGCCTGATTGCCGAATATTTTCTCCGTGGAAGGTATATCGAACTAACTGTGATCAATTATATCTTCCTGGGTGTTTTCGTATTCTTGCAAATTATTCGTATCTCGGTTCTTACATCTCTCGGCAGATATTGGTGCACGCGGGTTTACCGCATCCCGGGAGAACCTCTCGTTAGTACCGGTATTTATAAGTACCTTAAACACCCTAATTATATGGTGGTTATAGGCGAAATATTGACCCTTCCTTTGATATTTAATCTGTATTTTACTTGTATAATATTTACTATATTAAATGCAGTAATACTCACGAATAGAGTAAGGGTAGAAAATAAGGCTTTAAGTCAGAATTAA
- a CDS encoding type III polyketide synthase codes for MAKIVSLANIDLPYQVSQKDLEQYAGNMFAEAFPDIDRLLPVFENTSIINRNFCVPVDFYAQDRSFKEKNDLFIKYALEYSVQAIEKCLSLTNITKDNITDIVFVSTTGLSTPSIDALIINKMKLDPNINRIPIWGLGCAGGVSGLAKANALAKANPDAIVLFVAVELCSLTFIRNDLSKSNFIATSLFSDGVSALLVAGDNCNVDSANDIRIVSSESRLYYDSLDVMGWDFENEGFKVLFSRDIPTIVNDTVKNDIQHFLTKNNLTLDDIKNFIIHPGGMKVIDAYVNSLQIDRSKLDNTFTVLQNYGNMSSVTAFYVLDKFLTDGFDDGYGLMMSLGPGFSCEMLLLDMKHN; via the coding sequence ATGGCTAAAATCGTCTCCCTGGCAAATATCGACCTCCCATATCAAGTATCGCAGAAGGATCTCGAGCAATACGCCGGTAATATGTTCGCTGAAGCATTCCCGGATATCGACCGACTTCTGCCGGTTTTTGAGAATACGAGCATTATTAATCGTAATTTCTGTGTCCCCGTTGATTTTTACGCGCAGGATCGTTCTTTTAAAGAAAAGAATGATCTCTTCATAAAATACGCGCTGGAATATTCCGTCCAAGCTATCGAGAAATGTCTTTCACTGACGAATATTACAAAAGATAACATCACCGATATAGTTTTCGTTTCCACAACCGGCTTATCTACTCCGTCCATTGACGCTCTGATAATTAATAAAATGAAGCTCGATCCTAACATCAACCGCATTCCTATCTGGGGACTGGGATGTGCCGGGGGAGTGTCCGGACTTGCAAAAGCAAATGCGCTTGCGAAAGCGAACCCCGATGCCATTGTGTTATTCGTTGCGGTTGAATTATGTTCGCTCACGTTCATTCGTAACGACCTTTCCAAAAGCAACTTCATCGCGACGAGCCTCTTCTCTGACGGTGTATCGGCTTTACTGGTAGCAGGGGATAATTGCAATGTTGATTCTGCTAACGATATACGAATCGTCTCATCTGAAAGCCGGCTGTACTACGACAGCCTTGACGTAATGGGATGGGATTTCGAAAATGAAGGCTTTAAAGTTCTCTTCTCTCGCGACATACCCACGATCGTAAATGACACCGTAAAGAACGACATACAACATTTTCTGACAAAGAATAACCTTACCCTCGATGACATAAAAAACTTCATCATTCATCCTGGTGGCATGAAGGTGATCGATGCGTACGTTAACTCTCTTCAAATTGACCGCTCTAAGCTGGACAACACATTCACCGTTCTCCAAAACTACGGCAACATGTCCAGCGTAACGGCATTCTACGTGCTGGATAAATTCCTCACCGATGGTTTTGACGACGGCTACGGGCTTATGATGTCACTTGGTCCCGGTTTCTCCTGCGAGATGCTCCTCCTCGATATGAAACACAATTGA
- a CDS encoding FAD-dependent oxidoreductase → MSTRREFLKQSATIAAATVIASNMKGINLLSKKKVVIIGAGFAGLSAGYKLMQNGYDVVILEARNRIGGRVFSFKIDENPDLVIELGAEWVGASHERLIEMCKEFGLELKDNRFHSHLIYDNQYYPKGQWDYTAEWNQKFDEIMKNYANFTEEDKIRLDKMDWWRFLVNNGMKDRDLDIREYLDSTDFGETIRSVSAYAALAEYAESSEYNEMDYKIVGGNGRLAEELAKRIGDGNILTSYAVEAVSQTSSGVTVNCANGKSFEGDFVVCTIPTYSVNKIKWTPGMPNEKVQALNALQYARINKNATLFSERFWNDEAFDMITDTHAHYYYHATKNQQGPHGVLISYNTGDKADMMSKHSKHHKEKLAVENLQLAFGDVSSKALKNVNYYWGTDPYSAGAYALYGKGQWYGTMPVIKEKFVNVYFAGEHIADWQGFMEGAINSGEEAAEAIMS, encoded by the coding sequence ATGTCAACACGGAGAGAGTTTTTAAAACAGTCAGCTACAATAGCGGCAGCGACTGTCATTGCGTCCAATATGAAGGGTATAAATCTCCTTTCAAAGAAAAAGGTGGTTATAATAGGAGCGGGGTTTGCAGGGCTTTCGGCGGGATATAAGCTTATGCAGAACGGATATGACGTGGTAATACTCGAAGCACGGAACAGGATCGGCGGACGAGTATTTTCATTTAAAATCGATGAAAATCCTGATCTTGTGATAGAGCTCGGCGCGGAATGGGTCGGGGCATCGCATGAAAGATTAATAGAAATGTGCAAGGAATTCGGGCTGGAACTGAAGGACAACAGGTTCCACTCACATCTCATCTATGATAACCAGTATTATCCCAAAGGGCAATGGGACTATACTGCGGAGTGGAATCAGAAATTCGATGAGATAATGAAGAATTATGCGAATTTCACGGAAGAGGACAAGATAAGGCTGGATAAGATGGATTGGTGGAGATTTTTGGTTAACAACGGGATGAAGGACAGAGACCTGGACATACGGGAATATCTCGACAGCACAGACTTCGGTGAAACGATAAGGAGCGTATCGGCATATGCAGCGCTAGCGGAGTACGCGGAGTCGAGCGAGTATAATGAAATGGATTATAAGATCGTCGGCGGTAACGGACGATTAGCGGAAGAGCTGGCGAAGAGAATCGGTGACGGTAACATACTAACGAGTTATGCCGTAGAGGCGGTTTCACAGACATCATCCGGTGTAACGGTTAACTGCGCGAATGGAAAGTCGTTCGAGGGAGACTTTGTGGTATGTACGATACCAACATACTCCGTAAATAAGATAAAGTGGACACCGGGAATGCCGAACGAAAAAGTTCAGGCACTAAACGCATTACAGTACGCAAGGATCAATAAGAATGCGACACTATTCAGTGAGAGATTCTGGAACGACGAGGCATTCGACATGATCACGGATACACACGCACATTATTATTATCATGCAACAAAGAATCAGCAAGGTCCGCACGGTGTGCTGATCTCATACAATACGGGTGACAAAGCGGATATGATGTCAAAGCATTCCAAGCATCACAAAGAAAAACTTGCGGTAGAGAATCTTCAGCTTGCATTTGGTGATGTTTCAAGTAAGGCGTTGAAGAATGTAAATTATTACTGGGGAACGGATCCGTACTCAGCGGGAGCATATGCGCTTTATGGCAAAGGCCAGTGGTACGGCACAATGCCGGTAATCAAAGAGAAGTTTGTTAACGTATATTTCGCGGGTGAGCATATTGCCGACTGGCAGGGATTTATGGAGGGCGCAATAAATTCAGGTGAGGAAGCGGCGGAAGCAATTATGTCTTAA
- a CDS encoding arsenate reductase ArsC, whose translation MGKRILILCTGNSCRSQMAEGFFKSFDNGLEVYSAGVAPAGAVSRGAIKVMDEIGIDISSQQPENVSKYLDMPFDYVITVCDHAKETCPVFTGDVKHRIHIGFEDPAEATGSEEEVLGVFRKVRDQIQEEMKKFYDENLID comes from the coding sequence ATGGGAAAACGAATACTAATACTCTGTACAGGAAATTCATGCCGAAGTCAGATGGCGGAGGGATTTTTTAAGTCATTCGATAACGGGCTGGAAGTATATTCTGCGGGAGTAGCTCCGGCAGGCGCAGTCAGCAGAGGCGCAATCAAAGTAATGGATGAGATAGGCATAGATATTAGCAGTCAACAACCGGAGAACGTAAGTAAGTACCTGGATATGCCGTTCGATTATGTAATTACCGTGTGTGATCACGCAAAGGAAACATGCCCGGTATTCACCGGCGACGTGAAGCACAGGATACACATCGGATTCGAAGATCCGGCAGAGGCGACGGGTTCGGAAGAAGAAGTTTTGGGTGTATTCAGGAAAGTACGTGACCAGATACAGGAAGAGATGAAGAAGTTTTATGATGAAAATCTAATAGATTAG
- a CDS encoding tyrosine-type recombinase/integrase, which translates to MDEYLEYLEVTKNYSHHTLISYQNDLLQFAKFLYISEHSIEEKSEFDPNDVVLDFEKLPLGMLKSFIAELSDPSSKIYNTKRRSNTKFSKKSISRKISVLKSLYKFLGKKGYVSKNTTSGLIFPKLDKKLPEFLTKKEMETLLEEKEGIEFTTLEKAILELFYSTGMRLSELINLKFTNVDLKKKTVKVMGKGSKERIIPFGQYAHKALNNFLQVRDIANVKNSDYFFIDNKGNKLYEMKVYRIIKKKLSLVTESKKKSPHVLRHSFATHLLDSGADIRAVKDLLGHESLSTTQVYTHVTPEKLKKAYKQAHPKA; encoded by the coding sequence ATGGATGAGTACCTTGAATACCTTGAGGTAACCAAAAACTACTCTCATCACACACTCATCTCCTATCAAAACGACCTTCTGCAGTTTGCTAAATTCCTCTACATTTCCGAACACAGTATCGAGGAGAAATCGGAGTTTGACCCGAACGACGTAGTCCTGGATTTCGAAAAACTCCCTCTGGGTATGCTTAAATCTTTCATCGCTGAACTCTCCGATCCATCGAGCAAGATATATAATACAAAAAGACGGTCGAACACCAAGTTTTCTAAGAAGTCCATTTCACGTAAGATATCTGTGTTAAAATCCCTATACAAATTTCTTGGCAAAAAAGGTTACGTTTCAAAAAATACAACCTCCGGCTTGATATTCCCAAAGCTGGATAAGAAGCTCCCCGAATTTCTAACTAAAAAGGAAATGGAAACCTTACTCGAGGAAAAAGAGGGGATAGAGTTCACCACACTTGAAAAAGCTATCCTGGAATTATTCTATAGTACCGGTATGAGGCTGTCTGAACTCATCAATCTGAAGTTTACGAACGTTGATCTTAAGAAAAAGACCGTTAAAGTAATGGGTAAGGGTTCGAAAGAAAGGATTATACCGTTCGGGCAGTACGCGCACAAAGCTTTGAATAACTTTCTGCAGGTTAGAGATATTGCGAACGTTAAAAATTCGGATTACTTCTTTATCGACAATAAGGGGAACAAACTTTATGAAATGAAGGTGTACAGGATAATTAAAAAGAAACTTTCACTTGTCACCGAATCTAAAAAGAAATCACCTCACGTTCTTCGTCATTCTTTCGCAACACATCTTCTCGATAGCGGAGCTGACATCCGCGCTGTGAAAGACCTGCTCGGTCATGAGAGTCTTTCCACCACGCAGGTCTATACTCACGTTACTCCTGAGAAATTAAAGAAAGCCTACAAGCAGGCTCACCCGAAAGCCTAA
- the topA gene encoding type I DNA topoisomerase, with the protein MGKSLVIVESPSKAKTINKYLGKDYVVEATVGHIKNLPKSKISVDIEDGYKPVYETIAGKEDVIDKLKGIAKKSDQIFIATDPDREGEAIAADIAGEIKPVNKNIQRVLFNEITKTGVKEAMDSPRSIDEDLVTSQMARRVMDRILGYKVSPFLWKTFFFGLSAGRVQSVALKLICDREKEIRSFKPKEYWTIDGLFTKPSGNSKPFSARLYKINEDTLKFNGEKPCIENIDQAHKILQDLQNNQYKITDVTVKEVKRNPPMPFTTSVLQQAASTNLGFSPKKTMMLAQKLYEGIEVVKGEGNVGLITYMRTDSTRLSPEAVASCRDYIKNNFGKEFIPDKPNNTTAKKSSKKTQDAHEAIRPTNMEREPAVLKSLTKDLAALYKLIWNRFVASQMTPAVYDQKTIIIKALSPRGNVDQYFFRASGRTLKFEGFLKVYGDTTEDQNPDEDNSIIPENLSVDDMLKAISMNKEQKFTKPPARYTESSLIKQLDALGIGRPSTFALIVSTVIDRKYVELDERKLFATTLGMTVNEILDKHFEDVINVEFTAKMEDELDTIANGESTYKKVLDDFYIPFSKDLDAADKVAKDIKASLTEKTDITCPECGEETGAKMVKKWGRNGQFMACERYPTCKASMPLEEEHAEHKELAKGVTCDLCGADMVVKVGRYGKFYGCSNYPKCKGIKPITLGIKCPKCNEGEILERRGGKAKRLFYGCTRYPDCDFISNYKPVIQNCESCESNYLVKKTTKKDGDFLECPNCKAKYEIKEEVEEVAE; encoded by the coding sequence ATGGGCAAATCATTAGTAATAGTAGAGTCACCTTCAAAGGCTAAAACGATAAATAAATACTTAGGTAAGGATTATGTTGTAGAGGCTACGGTAGGGCATATTAAGAACCTTCCCAAAAGCAAGATCAGCGTTGATATTGAAGACGGTTATAAACCCGTTTACGAGACTATAGCAGGTAAGGAAGATGTAATTGACAAACTCAAAGGAATAGCTAAAAAATCCGACCAAATCTTCATAGCGACTGACCCTGATAGGGAAGGCGAGGCTATCGCTGCTGATATCGCCGGTGAGATAAAACCCGTAAATAAGAACATTCAGCGAGTTTTATTCAATGAGATAACTAAAACCGGTGTAAAAGAGGCTATGGATAGCCCCAGGAGCATTGATGAGGACCTGGTGACATCTCAGATGGCAAGAAGGGTCATGGACAGGATCTTGGGCTATAAAGTTAGCCCTTTTTTATGGAAAACGTTTTTCTTCGGTCTTTCAGCAGGAAGAGTGCAATCCGTCGCTTTAAAGCTCATTTGTGACCGTGAGAAAGAGATACGATCATTCAAACCCAAAGAATATTGGACAATTGACGGGCTGTTTACTAAACCATCCGGAAATTCCAAGCCTTTTTCGGCAAGATTATATAAGATTAACGAAGATACACTGAAATTTAATGGTGAAAAACCATGTATCGAAAATATTGATCAGGCTCACAAGATACTTCAGGACCTGCAGAATAACCAATATAAAATAACAGATGTTACGGTTAAAGAGGTAAAGCGAAATCCTCCGATGCCTTTTACAACTAGTGTGCTCCAGCAGGCAGCTTCGACCAATCTCGGCTTTTCTCCGAAAAAGACAATGATGCTGGCGCAAAAGCTTTATGAAGGTATCGAAGTAGTGAAAGGGGAAGGAAACGTAGGTCTTATTACTTATATGAGGACTGATTCTACCAGGCTCAGCCCTGAAGCAGTAGCATCATGCAGAGATTATATAAAGAATAATTTCGGGAAAGAGTTCATCCCCGATAAACCGAATAATACTACAGCCAAAAAGAGCTCTAAGAAGACTCAGGATGCTCACGAAGCTATCCGCCCGACTAATATGGAACGTGAACCTGCAGTCCTTAAATCGCTCACGAAGGACCTTGCCGCGCTGTATAAATTGATATGGAATAGGTTTGTTGCATCACAGATGACACCGGCGGTTTATGACCAAAAGACGATTATTATCAAAGCTCTCAGCCCTCGCGGTAACGTTGATCAGTATTTCTTCCGTGCTTCCGGCAGAACGCTTAAGTTCGAAGGTTTCTTAAAAGTTTATGGTGATACAACCGAGGATCAGAACCCGGATGAAGACAACAGCATCATCCCGGAAAATCTCAGCGTGGATGATATGCTCAAAGCGATAAGCATGAACAAAGAGCAGAAGTTCACTAAACCACCGGCACGGTATACCGAATCCAGTCTTATCAAACAGCTAGACGCGCTGGGTATTGGACGTCCTAGTACGTTCGCGCTCATTGTATCGACTGTTATCGATAGGAAGTACGTCGAACTCGATGAGAGGAAGCTCTTTGCGACGACACTAGGCATGACCGTGAATGAAATTCTCGACAAACATTTCGAGGATGTAATTAACGTAGAGTTCACAGCAAAAATGGAAGACGAACTTGACACGATCGCCAACGGTGAATCCACATACAAAAAAGTTCTCGACGATTTTTATATCCCGTTCAGCAAGGACCTGGATGCCGCCGATAAGGTTGCTAAAGATATAAAAGCAAGCCTTACTGAGAAGACAGACATTACCTGTCCCGAGTGCGGTGAGGAAACAGGTGCGAAGATGGTCAAAAAATGGGGAAGGAACGGACAGTTCATGGCTTGCGAAAGATACCCTACCTGTAAAGCCTCCATGCCACTTGAAGAAGAGCATGCTGAACATAAGGAACTTGCGAAAGGTGTTACATGCGATCTGTGCGGAGCCGATATGGTCGTTAAGGTCGGCAGGTACGGTAAATTCTATGGATGTTCCAACTATCCAAAGTGTAAGGGCATTAAACCTATAACTCTCGGCATCAAATGTCCGAAATGTAATGAAGGTGAGATTCTCGAGCGCAGGGGTGGTAAGGCAAAGAGATTATTCTATGGCTGCACCAGGTATCCCGATTGCGATTTTATCTCCAATTACAAGCCGGTCATACAAAACTGCGAGAGCTGTGAAAGCAATTACCTGGTCAAAAAGACCACGAAGAAGGACGGGGATTTCCTCGAGTGCCCGAATTGTAAGGCTAAGTACGAAATAAAAGAAGAAGTAGAAGAAGTGGCGGAATAA
- the ybeY gene encoding rRNA maturation RNase YbeY, which translates to MTKVNLIYEIEFIPEREQKSLLKSKVVEAVKTLHKEEGLNCSIVSFLFCTDERIRKFNREFLSHDYETDILTFYDTDDRGKIESDIIISPDTVKYNSKRFKKSFSEELFRVILHGLLHLCGYDDKSAKNKKIMRQKEDQYLEKIGYLNLNA; encoded by the coding sequence ATTACTAAAGTTAATCTAATATACGAGATCGAGTTTATTCCCGAAAGGGAACAGAAATCGTTATTAAAGAGTAAAGTAGTAGAGGCTGTTAAAACCCTCCATAAGGAGGAAGGATTAAACTGTTCCATAGTCAGTTTCCTTTTTTGCACGGACGAAAGGATAAGGAAGTTTAACAGGGAGTTTCTCTCACACGATTACGAAACCGATATTCTGACTTTTTACGATACAGATGACCGCGGAAAGATAGAAAGTGACATAATTATCTCCCCGGATACGGTGAAATATAACTCAAAGCGCTTTAAGAAGAGTTTTTCCGAAGAATTGTTTCGCGTCATTCTTCACGGATTACTGCATTTATGCGGTTATGATGATAAAAGTGCTAAAAACAAAAAGATAATGAGACAAAAAGAGGATCAATATTTGGAGAAAATTGGATATTTGAATCTAAATGCTTAA
- a CDS encoding cold-shock protein, translating to MPKGKVKWFDAKKGFGFIISDDEGAKDIFVHYTAIASDNSFKTLEDGVAVEYEIEEDDKGQKAKNVRVVG from the coding sequence ATGCCGAAAGGAAAAGTAAAGTGGTTTGATGCTAAAAAGGGCTTCGGATTCATTATTAGTGATGATGAAGGTGCCAAAGACATCTTCGTTCATTATACTGCCATAGCTTCGGATAACTCTTTCAAAACTCTGGAAGATGGCGTAGCTGTTGAGTATGAAATAGAAGAAGACGACAAAGGGCAGAAAGCTAAGAATGTCCGTGTTGTCGGATAA
- a CDS encoding gamma carbonic anhydrase family protein: MITIEPYMGISPKIHESVFLCEGARIIGDVVIEKDSSVWYNTVIRGDVNYIRIGERTNIQDNSILHVTYKKYPLVIGSDVTAGHGVVVHGCTVKDSVLIGMGAILLDNCTVNSNSLIAAGTVVREGFEVPEGVLVAGVPGRIIRELSSEEIDKIKQSARNYVMYVGNYRGANVKE, translated from the coding sequence GTGATCACCATCGAGCCATATATGGGCATCAGTCCAAAGATCCATGAATCAGTCTTCCTTTGTGAGGGCGCGCGAATTATTGGGGATGTGGTGATTGAGAAGGATTCCAGTGTATGGTATAATACCGTCATCCGCGGAGACGTAAATTACATCCGTATTGGTGAGAGAACAAATATTCAGGATAACTCTATTTTGCATGTAACGTACAAAAAATACCCGCTGGTGATAGGCTCGGACGTTACAGCCGGGCACGGCGTTGTCGTTCATGGATGTACTGTTAAAGATTCTGTTTTAATAGGGATGGGTGCTATTTTACTTGATAATTGCACAGTAAATTCAAATTCACTTATTGCTGCCGGAACGGTTGTAAGGGAAGGATTTGAAGTTCCGGAGGGAGTCCTCGTGGCAGGTGTACCGGGTAGGATTATAAGGGAGTTATCATCGGAAGAGATAGATAAAATTAAACAGAGCGCGAGGAATTATGTGATGTATGTAGGTAATTATAGAGGTGCAAATGTCAAAGAATAA
- a CDS encoding cob(I)yrinic acid a,c-diamide adenosyltransferase produces MNEKEIIEGGSKLHEKMMKTLEGYKELSDEEKNCIHVYYGYGKGKTTASIGLSIRALGAEKKVAIVQFDKGYDGKNEHYSERKVLRKLKEIGYPMIIYPTGCERMNEDGTFRFKSNDDDLAEAQRGLSIAKDLIENGNQDLLVLDEIIAAVAYNLLKKEEVEEVIALYRKNQRFEMVMTGHKLWDGLEEKVDLITEMRKVKHYFDAGIPAREGIEF; encoded by the coding sequence ATGAATGAAAAAGAAATAATCGAAGGTGGAAGTAAGCTTCACGAAAAAATGATGAAGACCCTCGAGGGGTATAAAGAGCTTTCAGATGAGGAAAAGAACTGCATTCATGTTTACTATGGATATGGTAAAGGTAAGACCACTGCATCGATTGGTCTGTCGATTCGCGCCCTGGGTGCGGAAAAGAAAGTAGCCATTGTCCAATTCGATAAGGGTTATGATGGAAAGAATGAACATTACAGCGAACGGAAAGTTCTTCGCAAGCTTAAAGAGATTGGTTACCCAATGATAATCTATCCTACGGGCTGTGAAAGGATGAATGAGGATGGAACGTTCCGTTTTAAAAGCAATGATGATGACCTTGCCGAAGCTCAGCGCGGTCTCAGCATTGCAAAGGACCTCATCGAAAATGGCAATCAGGACTTACTTGTCTTAGATGAGATTATTGCCGCCGTTGCATATAACCTGCTTAAAAAGGAAGAAGTTGAGGAGGTTATTGCTCTATATAGAAAAAACCAACGTTTTGAAATGGTAATGACAGGGCATAAGCTGTGGGATGGACTCGAAGAAAAAGTTGACCTTATCACCGAGATGCGTAAAGTAAAACACTATTTCGATGCGGGTATTCCTGCACGCGAAGGAATCGAATTTTAA